One genomic segment of Esox lucius isolate fEsoLuc1 chromosome 15, fEsoLuc1.pri, whole genome shotgun sequence includes these proteins:
- the traf3 gene encoding TNF receptor-associated factor 3: protein MSAGRNVDGRELQIPLQQLSPSLAALSLAQRPWSSEAEAGFLPQHGGFRDHFVATPEPKYCCEACRLVLCNPRQTECGHRFCESCISEQLSKPNPVCPADMEPLFKDKVFRDVCCHREIMALKVYCRSEKNGCKELMSLQQVMDHLNVCPYFEVPCPLGKCKEKMMRKDIPEHLSWKCKHRETTCEFCMHKMAMTELQKHKETICPSFPVACPNHCTFSSILRSELPSHQHECPKAQVNCSFTRFGCNFKGLNQDMRDHESSFASEHLRLMATRNTNLEAKVEDVKAELLERYKVLPGLSSRLSETESQYDEMREKYRQLEQKLNTMQKLMSSHSEKLLEMELEVRSLRTVREEVESLRSTVESIRSRVATLEGGRSGANPATHTLGPLETQLSRHDDMLSVHEIRLADMDLRFQVLETASFNGTLIWKIRDYKRRKQEAVASKTLSLYSQPFYTGYFGYKMCARVYLNGDGMGKGTHLSLFFVVMRGEYDALLPWPFKQKVTLMLMDQGPARKHLGDAFKPDPNSSSFRRPTAEMNIASGCPLFVAQTVLENGTYIKDDTIFIKVTVDTSDLPDP, encoded by the exons ATGTCAGCGGGGAGGAATGTGGACGGACGGGAGCTGCAGATCCCCCTCCAgcaactctctccctccctggccgctctctctctggctcagCGCCCCTGGTCCAGCGAGGCAGAGGCGGGCTTCCTGCCACAGCACGGGGGCTTCAGGGACCACTTCGTAGCCACACCGGAGCCCAAGTACTGCTGCGAGGCCTGCAGGCTGGTGCTCTGCAACCCCAGGCAGACGGAGTGCGGACACCGTTTCTGTGAGAGCTGCATCTCCGAGCAGCTCAG TAAACCCAATCCAGTATGTCCGGCGGATATGGAACCTCTGTTTAAAGACAAG GTCTTCCGTGACGTGTGCTGCCATAGAGAGATCATGGCTCTGAAAGTGTACTGCAGGAGTGAGAAGAACGGCTGTAAAGAGCTGATGAGTCTACAGCAGGTCATG GACCATTTGAACGTGTGTCCCTACTTTGAGGTGCCGTGCCCTTTGGGAAAGTGCAAAGAGAAGATGATGCGCAAAGACATTCCTGAACACTTGAGTTGGAAATGTAAACACAGAGAGACTACCTGTGAATTCTGTATGCACAAGATGGCAATGACTGAATTACAG aaacacaaagaaaccaTTTGCCCGTCATTTCCTGTGGCCTGCCCAAATCATTGTACTTTTTCGTCCATCTTACGTAGTGAG CTGCCAAGTCATCAACACGAATGTCCCAAGGCACAGGTCAACTGTTCCTTCACCCGCTTTGGATGCAATTTCAAG GGTCTCAATCAAGATATGAGGGACCACGAATCCAGCTTTGCCTCTGAACACCTACGGTTGATGGCGACCAGGAACACTAACCTGGAGGCCAAG GTGGAGGACGTGAAAGCAGAGCTTCTGGAGCGGTACAAGGTTCTGCCGGGCCTGAGCAGCCGTCTGTCTGAAACCGAGTCTCAGTACGACGAGATGAGGGAGAAGTACAGACAACTTGAGCAGAAGCTCAACACCATGCAG AAGTTGATGAGCTCGCACTCCGAGAAGCTCCTGGAGATGGAGCTGGAGGTGAGGTCTCTGAGGACTGTccgagaggaggtggagagccTCCGGAGCACCGTGGAGAGCATCCGCTCCAGGGTGGCCACGCTGGAAGGAGGGCGGAGCGGGGCCAACCCAGCCACGCACACACTAG GTCCTTTAGAGACGCAGCTCTCCCGTCACGATGACATGCTGAGCGTCCATGAGATCCGCCTGGCCGATATGGACCTGCGCTTCCAGGTCCTGGAGACGGCCTCGTTCAACGGGACGCTCATCTGGAAGATCCGCGACTACAAGCGGCGGAAACAGGAAGCGGTGGCGTCCAAGACCCTGTCTCTTTACAGCCAGCCTTTCTACACTGGCTACTTCGGCTACAAGATGTGCGCCCGGGTTTACCTGAACGGAGACGGCATGGGGAAGGGGACCCACCTGTCTCTGTTTTTTGTGGTGATGCGCGGCGAGTATGACGCCCTGCTGCCCTGGCCCTTTAAACAGAAGGTGACCCTCATGCTCATGGACCAGGGCCCAGCCCGGAAGCACCTAGGGGACGCCTTCAAACCGGACCCCAACAGCAGCAGCTTCAGACGGCCCACGGCGGAGATGAACATTGCCTCGGGATGCCCGCTGTTCGTGGCCCAGACCGTGCTGGAGAACGGTACTTACATCAAAGATGACACCATCTTCATTAAGGTCACAGTGGACACGTCTGAcctccctgacccctga